In one Thermosipho ferrireducens genomic region, the following are encoded:
- a CDS encoding succinate--CoA ligase subunit alpha, translated as MINGKEKVCVQGITGKYGRLHTEKMLKYGTNILCGVSKNKKVDNVCGVEVLNSMEEAIVKYDIDTSVVFVPALYAKEAVFEAIDAGVKKIVIITEHIPQHDMLDIYKKARDNNVRIIGPNCPGIILPGVSKVGIMPENAFKPGDIAVISRSGTLMYEISNYLSLYSTGIKIGIGLGGDPIIGTSFSEALDYIMEESIKKVVIISEVGGLDEIKGIEYILNKGYDGEIRVFFAGRTAPHGKRMGHAGAIVEGYRGSIEYKEKSLKTLGVKVAKKIPELAWEG; from the coding sequence ATGATTAATGGAAAAGAAAAAGTCTGTGTGCAGGGGATAACTGGAAAATATGGAAGATTACATACAGAAAAAATGTTAAAATATGGAACAAATATATTATGCGGCGTTTCTAAAAACAAAAAAGTTGATAATGTGTGTGGAGTGGAAGTGTTAAACAGTATGGAGGAAGCGATTGTAAAATATGATATAGATACTTCAGTTGTATTCGTGCCAGCCTTGTATGCAAAAGAAGCAGTATTTGAGGCTATAGATGCTGGCGTAAAGAAGATAGTTATAATCACAGAACATATTCCGCAACATGATATGCTTGATATATATAAAAAAGCACGAGATAATAATGTAAGAATAATAGGACCAAATTGTCCGGGGATTATTTTGCCAGGAGTTTCAAAAGTTGGAATAATGCCTGAAAATGCTTTTAAACCAGGGGATATTGCGGTAATATCAAGGAGTGGGACATTAATGTACGAAATATCAAATTATTTGTCTTTGTATTCTACGGGAATAAAAATAGGAATAGGGTTGGGAGGAGATCCTATTATAGGTACATCTTTTTCAGAAGCTTTAGATTATATAATGGAAGAAAGTATAAAAAAGGTAGTTATAATAAGCGAAGTTGGAGGTCTGGATGAAATAAAGGGAATTGAGTATATATTAAATAAGGGTTATGATGGAGAAATAAGGGTGTTTTTTGCAGGAAGGACTGCTCCACATGGAAAAAGAATGGGGCATGCAGGTGCTATAGTTGAAGGGTATAGAGGAAGTATAGAATACAAAGAGAAAAGTTTGAAAACTTTAGGTGTAAAAGTGGCAAAGAAAATACCGGAACTTGCATGGGAGGGATAA
- a CDS encoding ATP-grasp domain-containing protein, with the protein MKVHEFVGKGILKDYGIKVPDSYLIQREKEVKIQFLPAVLKSQVLVGGRMKAGGVLFARTEEEFFKHVNTLLNKKIKGEKPYGVLVEERVAVRKEYYISLVLDREERDVIILFSENGGIDIEKNKENVIKTDFETFGNIIPDKIQTVLLKLGELFKEKDLTLLEINPLAENDKGEIYALDVVMHLDDNAIFRQKWAEEFVMNKYPFHFVRLSGNIGIIGCGAGIVMATMDAIKLAGGEPADFLDLGGGAEKDITIEALNLLKSCGIKKIVLNIFGGITRCDEIASGIVKFKKENPEVQLYARLTGTNEHEAKRILRRNHIGYYEDMYSMILEAVKGGDR; encoded by the coding sequence ATGAAAGTTCATGAGTTCGTTGGAAAAGGGATTTTGAAGGATTATGGAATTAAGGTTCCAGATTCATACCTTATTCAGAGAGAAAAAGAGGTGAAAATTCAGTTTTTACCAGCTGTTTTAAAATCTCAAGTTTTAGTTGGTGGGCGAATGAAGGCTGGAGGAGTGCTTTTTGCAAGAACAGAAGAAGAATTTTTTAAACATGTAAATACGCTATTGAACAAAAAAATAAAGGGAGAAAAACCTTACGGTGTTCTTGTTGAAGAAAGGGTAGCTGTGAGAAAAGAGTATTACATTTCTCTGGTCTTGGATAGAGAAGAAAGAGATGTGATTATTCTATTTTCTGAAAACGGAGGTATAGATATAGAAAAAAACAAGGAAAATGTAATTAAAACTGACTTTGAAACTTTCGGAAATATTATTCCAGATAAGATACAAACAGTTCTTCTAAAATTGGGGGAATTATTCAAAGAAAAAGATCTTACATTACTGGAAATAAATCCGTTGGCTGAAAATGATAAAGGTGAAATATATGCCCTTGATGTTGTGATGCATCTGGATGATAATGCGATATTTAGACAAAAATGGGCAGAAGAGTTTGTGATGAATAAATATCCATTTCATTTTGTAAGATTAAGTGGTAATATTGGAATAATAGGTTGTGGAGCGGGAATCGTTATGGCGACAATGGATGCTATAAAGCTGGCCGGTGGAGAACCAGCAGACTTTCTGGATCTCGGTGGCGGAGCAGAAAAAGACATAACCATTGAAGCGTTGAATCTATTGAAAAGTTGTGGAATAAAAAAAATAGTGCTGAACATATTTGGAGGAATCACCCGATGTGATGAAATAGCATCTGGAATAGTTAAGTTTAAAAAAGAAAATCCGGAAGTTCAACTTTACGCAAGATTGACGGGAACAAATGAGCATGAGGCAAAGAGAATATTGAGAAGAAATCATATAGGTTATTATGAGGATATGTATTCTATGATTCTGGAAGCGGTAAAGGGGGGAGACAGATGA
- a CDS encoding anaerobic ribonucleoside-triphosphate reductase activating protein produces MILAGIRTFSFVDYPRRISSVVYTGGCNFRCQWCHNWKIAYANEYKVISEDEMLDRLKFLRARISAVCITGGEPTIHNDLIEFVKQVKDMEYMIKIDTNGTNPDMIYKLIEQNLIDYVAVDIKAKPENYSRLVNVYGRYWESISETIKILRTSNIEYEFRMTYVPGLSSQDDIDFFEEFLVEGERAYITVANSTEIFKIKSRRSKRMKIKRLIFR; encoded by the coding sequence ATGATTCTGGCCGGTATTAGAACTTTCAGTTTTGTAGATTATCCTAGAAGAATATCTTCCGTTGTTTATACAGGCGGCTGTAATTTTAGATGTCAATGGTGTCATAATTGGAAAATAGCATATGCAAATGAATATAAAGTAATCTCTGAAGATGAGATGTTGGACAGGTTAAAATTTTTAAGGGCAAGAATAAGTGCAGTATGTATTACTGGTGGTGAGCCAACAATACATAATGATTTAATAGAGTTTGTAAAACAGGTAAAAGACATGGAATATATGATAAAAATCGATACAAATGGTACGAACCCGGATATGATTTATAAATTAATTGAACAAAATCTGATAGATTATGTGGCAGTAGACATTAAAGCTAAGCCTGAAAATTATAGCAGGTTGGTAAATGTGTATGGCCGTTACTGGGAAAGTATATCAGAAACGATAAAAATTTTGAGAACATCTAACATAGAATATGAATTTAGGATGACATATGTTCCAGGTCTTTCATCACAGGATGACATAGATTTTTTTGAAGAGTTTTTAGTTGAAGGTGAAAGGGCATATATTACTGTTGCAAACTCTACGGAAATATTCAAAATAAAAAGTAGAAGAAGTAAAAGGATGAAAATAAAAAGATTGATTTTTAGATAA
- a CDS encoding ribonucleoside triphosphate reductase: MRLVYDYINDNDWKVRENSNMQYSLQGLNNHIYQEVIKRFWLEEIYDRYNKKIKEYYIKGFIHIHDLGVLASYCVGWDLEELLRKGFNGVSGKVASGPAKHFRTALGQIVNFLYTLQGETAGAVAFSNFDTLLAPFIRYDNLNYYEVKQALQEFIFNMNVPTRVGFQSPFSNITMDLTVPSTHRNKHVIIGGEEQKETYSEFQKEMDILNKAFVEIMLEGDYNGRPFSFPIPTYNITRNFKWDSEVANMIILMTMKYGTPYFANYINSDMKPEDARSMCCRLKLDNRQVLEHLKELSYGFTTENNGEDGNIVIKRRGSLFASNPLTGSIGVVTINIPRIMFLSKGNVNRFYSILDEVMNVAKEALEIKRIYIENWTKKGLYPYTKVYLDSVYRLTGQYWANHFSTIGLVGMHEGLVNFGIQEGIVSMNGKKFAQEIMDYMLAKLDEFSRETGNLYNLEASPAEGASYRLAKLDKKEFGSLIKHAGTDEKPYYTNSVHPPVNYFEDPFDLLEHQEGLQNRWTGGTVVHIYVGEKITDPETLKEFIQYSFENYSLPYMSITPTFSICLEHGYITGEYFKCPYCGKETEVYSRVVGYYRPVQNWNDGKQQEYYERIQFKFDNATLKR, encoded by the coding sequence ATGCGTTTAGTTTATGATTATATTAATGATAATGATTGGAAAGTAAGAGAAAATTCAAATATGCAGTACTCTTTGCAGGGATTAAACAATCATATTTATCAGGAGGTAATAAAAAGATTCTGGCTGGAAGAAATTTACGACAGGTACAATAAAAAAATTAAAGAATATTACATAAAGGGTTTTATACATATCCATGATCTGGGGGTTTTGGCTTCATATTGTGTTGGCTGGGACCTTGAGGAGTTATTGAGAAAAGGATTTAACGGAGTTTCCGGGAAAGTTGCATCAGGCCCTGCTAAACATTTTAGAACTGCTCTGGGTCAGATTGTTAATTTTTTATACACGTTGCAGGGGGAAACTGCTGGTGCCGTTGCGTTTTCAAATTTTGATACATTACTTGCCCCTTTTATAAGGTATGATAATCTTAATTATTATGAAGTAAAACAGGCATTGCAGGAGTTTATTTTTAATATGAATGTTCCAACAAGGGTAGGTTTTCAATCTCCCTTCAGTAACATTACAATGGATTTAACGGTTCCTTCGACTCACAGAAATAAACATGTAATTATTGGCGGGGAGGAGCAAAAGGAAACGTATTCTGAGTTTCAAAAAGAAATGGACATTTTAAATAAAGCATTTGTGGAAATTATGCTTGAGGGTGATTATAATGGAAGACCTTTCTCATTTCCTATACCAACTTATAATATTACAAGAAATTTTAAATGGGATAGTGAAGTTGCGAATATGATCATCCTTATGACAATGAAATATGGAACACCATATTTTGCAAATTATATTAATTCTGATATGAAACCGGAGGATGCGAGGTCAATGTGCTGTCGTTTAAAGCTTGATAACAGGCAGGTGCTGGAGCATTTAAAGGAACTTTCGTATGGTTTTACAACGGAAAATAACGGTGAAGATGGCAATATAGTAATAAAAAGACGAGGAAGCTTGTTTGCTTCGAATCCTTTAACGGGTTCAATAGGTGTTGTTACTATTAATATTCCAAGGATAATGTTTCTTTCAAAGGGAAATGTAAATAGATTTTATAGTATATTGGACGAAGTAATGAATGTTGCAAAAGAAGCTCTGGAAATTAAAAGGATTTACATTGAAAATTGGACTAAAAAAGGGTTATATCCGTATACAAAAGTGTATCTGGATAGCGTTTATAGGTTAACAGGACAGTACTGGGCTAATCATTTCTCTACAATAGGACTTGTTGGGATGCATGAGGGTCTTGTTAATTTTGGGATCCAGGAAGGTATAGTGTCGATGAATGGGAAAAAGTTTGCTCAGGAAATTATGGATTATATGTTGGCTAAGTTAGATGAGTTCAGTAGGGAAACGGGAAATTTGTACAATTTAGAAGCATCACCTGCGGAGGGAGCAAGTTATAGACTTGCGAAATTGGATAAAAAAGAATTTGGTAGCTTAATAAAACATGCGGGAACAGACGAAAAGCCATATTATACAAATTCAGTACATCCTCCTGTGAATTATTTTGAAGATCCTTTTGATTTACTGGAGCATCAAGAAGGGTTGCAAAACAGATGGACTGGAGGGACAGTTGTACATATTTATGTTGGGGAAAAAATTACCGATCCAGAAACTTTAAAAGAATTTATCCAGTATAGTTTTGAGAATTATTCCTTACCTTATATGAGTATAACACCTACATTTTCAATTTGCCTTGAGCATGGCTATATAACCGGTGAGTATTTTAAGTGTCCATACTGTGGAAAAGAAACAGAAGTTTATTCAAGAGTTGTTGGATATTATAGACCGGTACAGAATTGGAATGATGGGAAACAGCAGGAATACTATGAAAGAATACAGTTTAAATTTGATAATGCGACTTTAAAAAGGTGA
- a CDS encoding rod-binding protein, giving the protein MKVFNNFNFKNAPISQNSNDKLKKVSEEFVAQFFFQVFRKMYDTIPKSRLIPESFGEKWFRENLLYEYSKKAAGSDLKILTDEVYKSLGGKMYSKNTVLRNVGKYKVESK; this is encoded by the coding sequence ATGAAGGTTTTTAATAATTTCAACTTCAAAAATGCTCCAATTAGCCAGAATAGTAATGATAAGTTAAAAAAAGTTTCCGAGGAATTTGTTGCTCAATTTTTCTTCCAGGTATTTAGAAAAATGTATGACACAATTCCAAAATCACGCTTAATACCGGAAAGCTTTGGGGAAAAATGGTTTAGAGAAAATCTACTATACGAATATTCTAAAAAAGCAGCAGGCAGTGATTTGAAAATCCTTACTGATGAAGTTTATAAATCCCTCGGTGGAAAAATGTACAGCAAAAACACAGTATTAAGAAATGTTGGAAAGTATAAAGTTGAGTCAAAGTAA
- a CDS encoding flagellar basal body P-ring protein FlgI, with protein sequence MKRTAIIGLLLIVFLAFSTVVRIKDIAKFRGARDNQLFGVGIVVGLNGTGDGGTLNSPLLANMFKNFGIPITEADIKSNNTALVMVTADIPAFYKEGMRLDVIVASIGNAKSLENGVLVQTPLYGADGNVYAVAQGPVSVGGSDVKSSINLQKRFKVTGYIPGGALIEREIPSNIVDDNSITILLMNPDVTTSARVALAINEKFQSRLAKAVDPSSIKVLIPDAFSDDLITFLSIIEEIEVVPDQPAKVVINERTGTVIFGGNVKIADFTLSYGNFVISIENGKIDEKQATISNLIAALKALGATPQDIIGIIQELYKAGVIFAEVKIM encoded by the coding sequence ATGAAGAGAACAGCAATTATAGGATTATTATTGATTGTTTTTCTTGCTTTTTCTACAGTTGTGAGAATAAAAGATATAGCAAAGTTCAGAGGGGCTCGTGATAATCAGCTTTTTGGTGTGGGAATAGTTGTAGGCTTGAATGGAACAGGTGATGGCGGAACATTAAATTCTCCTTTGCTTGCTAACATGTTTAAGAATTTTGGTATACCAATAACAGAAGCAGATATAAAATCAAACAACACGGCGCTGGTTATGGTGACAGCAGATATCCCCGCTTTTTATAAAGAAGGAATGAGACTTGATGTTATTGTTGCTTCTATTGGAAATGCTAAAAGTCTGGAAAACGGTGTACTTGTTCAAACTCCCTTGTACGGTGCTGATGGCAATGTATATGCAGTTGCTCAGGGTCCTGTTTCTGTTGGAGGTAGCGACGTTAAGTCGAGTATAAATCTTCAAAAACGCTTTAAGGTAACTGGATACATTCCAGGTGGGGCGTTGATTGAACGTGAAATTCCTTCTAATATAGTTGATGATAATAGTATAACCATTTTACTGATGAATCCAGATGTAACCACTTCTGCGAGGGTAGCGCTTGCTATTAATGAAAAATTTCAGTCGCGACTTGCGAAAGCAGTTGATCCATCTTCTATAAAAGTTTTGATACCAGATGCTTTTTCAGATGATTTAATTACTTTTCTTTCTATAATTGAAGAGATAGAGGTTGTGCCTGACCAACCTGCAAAAGTGGTAATAAACGAAAGAACGGGGACGGTTATATTTGGAGGCAATGTCAAAATAGCTGATTTTACATTAAGCTACGGTAATTTTGTGATAAGTATAGAAAATGGAAAGATAGATGAAAAACAGGCTACAATTTCAAATTTGATAGCGGCGTTAAAAGCGCTGGGAGCAACCCCTCAGGATATAATAGGAATAATTCAGGAGTTATACAAAGCGGGAGTAATATTTGCAGAAGTTAAAATAATGTGA
- a CDS encoding flagellar basal body L-ring protein FlgH, whose translation MRKIFMIVFMLSLSILLANSIYNPSGKFGHIIASPRASKVGDAINVLVYETPRFSTSSEVDSFKNVILNAINNGTKLLGTDLSGFIPIKDSDRVKTSNKSQTSVIVEITAIVKQVDEYGNLYIEGRKNIKVGNELREIVITGWVSPMVISAKNTVDSSDIMNAQIWENGKIVFQDDPNEGSWLGLILASIAELFR comes from the coding sequence ATGAGGAAAATTTTTATGATAGTTTTTATGTTAAGTTTGAGTATTTTACTGGCAAATTCTATATATAATCCTTCAGGGAAGTTTGGGCATATTATAGCATCTCCCAGAGCGTCAAAAGTGGGTGATGCTATTAACGTATTAGTTTATGAAACTCCCAGGTTTTCCACAAGCTCTGAAGTAGACTCTTTTAAAAATGTAATTCTCAATGCAATTAATAATGGAACAAAACTTTTAGGTACAGACCTTTCAGGTTTTATTCCAATTAAAGATAGCGACAGGGTAAAAACATCAAATAAAAGTCAGACAAGCGTGATAGTTGAAATAACAGCAATTGTTAAACAGGTGGACGAATATGGGAATCTATATATTGAGGGAAGAAAAAACATAAAAGTCGGGAATGAATTAAGAGAAATAGTGATAACCGGATGGGTTAGTCCCATGGTAATTTCGGCAAAAAATACAGTTGATTCATCAGATATAATGAATGCTCAAATCTGGGAAAATGGGAAAATAGTTTTTCAGGATGATCCAAACGAGGGAAGCTGGCTTGGCCTTATATTAGCAAGTATAGCTGAGCTTTTTAGATAA
- the flgA gene encoding flagellar basal body P-ring formation chaperone FlgA has protein sequence MKKFFLFLAFLGQAIVLGAYIEFLPFATVTTNVVTVYDVSATYVTFDATTLRNIILAYIPENGKIDISVKYILQRLSRVTSDIEATPTEGFISVSYSPVVVSESTSSTLTVEKAYKMAKNLVLSSLPEGAYATITSSYGTIVEHDNYSIKLLGGAVGNFLVRFSLKKSGRTVGYYNINLKAELFRKIPVAARNINYGEQVTDKDIIRKSVNILSLHGTPVNVSELPMIARKSFKEGEAILKEYLDKIPDVVTGQLLIGIVELPGVKVTALLRAMEDGNIGDVIKARNVDTGKLVYGIIVKGPLLRVLEVLK, from the coding sequence ATGAAAAAGTTTTTTCTCTTTTTGGCTTTTTTGGGGCAAGCAATAGTTTTAGGTGCTTACATTGAATTTTTACCATTTGCTACGGTTACTACAAATGTTGTAACCGTATATGATGTGAGTGCTACTTATGTTACATTCGATGCTACAACACTGAGAAATATTATTCTGGCATATATTCCTGAAAACGGAAAAATCGACATAAGTGTAAAGTATATTTTGCAGCGATTATCGAGAGTTACTTCCGATATTGAAGCCACACCTACAGAAGGTTTTATAAGTGTTTCTTATTCGCCTGTAGTGGTTAGTGAAAGCACCTCCTCTACGCTTACCGTTGAAAAAGCCTACAAAATGGCAAAAAATTTGGTTTTATCGTCTTTGCCGGAAGGAGCTTACGCTACAATTACAAGTTCTTATGGTACTATTGTTGAGCATGACAATTATTCAATAAAACTTTTGGGAGGTGCGGTCGGGAATTTTCTTGTAAGATTTTCTTTGAAAAAATCTGGAAGAACAGTGGGATATTATAATATAAATCTTAAGGCAGAACTTTTCAGGAAAATCCCTGTAGCTGCAAGAAATATAAACTATGGAGAGCAGGTAACTGACAAAGACATAATAAGAAAGTCTGTTAACATTTTGTCGTTACACGGTACACCAGTAAATGTTTCCGAACTTCCAATGATAGCCCGAAAATCATTTAAAGAAGGCGAAGCTATATTAAAAGAATATCTGGATAAAATACCCGATGTGGTTACTGGACAGTTGTTAATAGGTATTGTAGAACTACCAGGGGTTAAGGTAACAGCGCTTTTGAGAGCTATGGAAGATGGAAATATTGGTGATGTAATAAAAGCAAGAAACGTGGATACAGGGAAATTGGTTTATGGAATAATTGTAAAAGGGCCTCTTCTCAGGGTTTTGGAGGTGTTAAAATGA
- the gyrB gene encoding DNA topoisomerase (ATP-hydrolyzing) subunit B, whose protein sequence is MEYSAKQIKVLKGLEPVRQRPGMYIGSTGKAGLHHLIYEIVDNSIDEALQGYCDSIKITIFKDGSVEIEDNGRGIPVDIHPETKRSALEVVMTTLHAGGKFTKDSYKVSGGLHGVGASVVNALSEWLEVEVHRDGKIYYQKYERGVPLFDVKILGETEKRGTIVRFKPDATIFSTTEFDSDTIMIRLRDLAFLNPNVTIFFKDERDGTEKTYHFTGGLKEFISYVNKNARTLHEPVHIVGEYKSTKVELVFQYTTSDNERILSFVNNIRTVEGGTHVTGFKSAFTRLINELGKKIGMIKNFTIRGEDIREGMAAIISVLMIGTPEFEGQTKSKLGNEEVQEAVAKVIREKLLEFFEVNETTLKIILQKALEARKAREAAKHAREMVKRKSVFGSSSLPGKLADCITKKLEESELFIVEGDSAGGSAKQARDRNFQAILPLRGKILNVEKSSWLKLLKNEQIRDIITALGTGIGDDFDVKKLRYGKIIIMTDADVDGAHIRTLLLTLFYRYMKELIDHERIYIAQPPLYKVSVGRTIYYVYSDEELEELKEEIGDKKYDIQRYKGLGEMNPEQLWETTMDPQKRKLLKVTIEDAEEADELFEMLMGNDTESRREFIIRHALQVKEIDV, encoded by the coding sequence ATGGAATACAGTGCAAAGCAAATAAAGGTTTTAAAGGGATTGGAACCCGTGAGACAGCGCCCGGGGATGTATATAGGTTCTACAGGTAAAGCGGGACTTCATCATCTTATTTACGAAATAGTGGATAACAGTATTGATGAGGCGCTGCAGGGATATTGTGACAGTATAAAAATAACCATTTTTAAGGATGGGAGTGTTGAGATAGAAGATAACGGGAGAGGAATTCCTGTTGACATACATCCTGAAACAAAAAGAAGTGCACTTGAAGTTGTTATGACAACCCTGCATGCAGGAGGGAAGTTTACAAAAGATTCTTACAAAGTGAGTGGAGGTCTTCATGGGGTAGGTGCCTCAGTTGTTAACGCACTCTCAGAATGGCTTGAAGTGGAAGTTCATAGGGATGGAAAAATTTACTATCAAAAATACGAAAGAGGAGTGCCGTTGTTCGATGTGAAAATTCTTGGTGAAACTGAAAAACGTGGAACAATTGTAAGATTTAAGCCTGATGCTACTATTTTTTCAACAACAGAGTTTGACTCAGATACAATAATGATAAGGCTTCGCGATCTTGCTTTTTTAAATCCAAATGTGACCATCTTTTTTAAGGATGAACGTGACGGAACAGAGAAAACATATCATTTTACAGGTGGGCTTAAAGAATTTATAAGTTATGTAAATAAAAATGCAAGGACTCTTCACGAACCTGTTCATATTGTTGGAGAGTATAAATCTACGAAAGTGGAATTGGTTTTCCAGTATACAACATCTGATAATGAAAGAATTCTTTCATTTGTTAATAATATTCGTACAGTAGAAGGTGGAACTCATGTTACAGGATTTAAGAGCGCATTTACCAGATTAATAAATGAGCTTGGAAAAAAGATAGGTATGATAAAGAACTTCACTATCAGAGGAGAAGATATAAGAGAAGGAATGGCAGCAATAATCAGTGTTTTGATGATAGGAACTCCGGAATTTGAAGGGCAAACAAAATCGAAGTTAGGAAACGAAGAAGTTCAGGAGGCAGTTGCAAAAGTTATAAGGGAAAAACTTCTGGAATTTTTTGAAGTAAACGAGACAACACTGAAAATAATCTTACAAAAAGCACTTGAAGCAAGAAAAGCACGTGAAGCGGCAAAACATGCTCGAGAAATGGTAAAAAGAAAGAGCGTTTTTGGCAGTTCTTCTCTGCCTGGAAAACTGGCGGACTGTATCACAAAAAAGCTTGAAGAATCTGAATTGTTTATTGTTGAGGGAGATTCGGCGGGAGGATCTGCAAAGCAGGCGCGCGATAGGAATTTTCAAGCAATTCTACCTTTGCGAGGTAAAATACTTAACGTGGAAAAAAGCAGCTGGCTTAAACTCTTAAAAAATGAGCAGATTCGGGATATTATCACAGCTCTTGGAACGGGAATAGGCGATGACTTTGATGTAAAAAAATTACGTTATGGGAAGATAATAATTATGACTGACGCTGATGTTGACGGGGCTCATATAAGAACACTGCTACTTACACTTTTCTACAGGTATATGAAAGAACTTATAGATCACGAAAGAATTTATATAGCTCAACCACCTCTGTATAAAGTCTCTGTTGGAAGAACAATATATTATGTCTACAGCGATGAAGAGCTGGAAGAGTTAAAAGAAGAAATTGGGGACAAAAAATACGATATTCAAAGATATAAAGGTCTTGGAGAAATGAATCCCGAGCAGCTCTGGGAAACAACAATGGATCCGCAAAAAAGAAAGCTTTTAAAGGTAACGATAGAAGATGCAGAAGAGGCTGATGAACTGTTTGAAATGTTAATGGGAAATGATACAGAAAGCAGAAGAGAATTTATAATAAGACACGCATTACAGGTGAAGGAGATCGATGTTTAG
- a CDS encoding DUF721 domain-containing protein — protein sequence MQRFSEVLKELSKRNNFFRTVYIGTVAKSELSRIIGIPFSEHCFSTKFSKGVLYIHCDDQIYVTEMVFFREKIKEELNKKIGFKAIEKIVVRRGYKGGF from the coding sequence ATGCAAAGATTCAGTGAAGTTTTGAAGGAATTATCAAAGAGAAATAATTTTTTTAGAACAGTGTACATAGGTACTGTTGCAAAGAGCGAACTTTCCAGGATAATAGGCATACCTTTTTCAGAGCATTGTTTTTCTACAAAATTTTCAAAAGGTGTTCTTTATATACATTGTGATGACCAGATATATGTTACAGAAATGGTCTTTTTTAGAGAAAAGATAAAGGAAGAGTTAAACAAAAAAATAGGATTTAAAGCTATTGAAAAAATTGTTGTTAGAAGAGGCTATAAAGGAGGTTTTTGA
- a CDS encoding aminotransferase class IV has translation MSENRSQIDEILNGLINGIGIYETVRLYNGKPFAIEEHYKRLLSSLSYVTDEKLSVEDFERFVFSNDEGDVRVKIICVVSDRLRCFSKEERIESDEEFFNKEIVIDISNIRHADPLSIPPNFKSLGRPDLYLARLNKGNFYDVILLGNKGQVCEGSFSNIFIIKNKKIITPSLESGILNGITRKHVLKMLRESGYEVIEKYVELKEIIYADEVFLTHTSRGIVPVNSLGNKVNFSVEMSKYLTKMFEEYVNAKIQ, from the coding sequence GTGTCAGAAAACAGGTCTCAAATAGATGAGATTTTAAATGGATTGATAAACGGGATAGGTATATACGAGACTGTTAGATTGTACAATGGAAAGCCATTTGCCATTGAGGAACATTACAAAAGGTTGCTGAGTTCTCTTTCTTATGTAACTGATGAGAAATTGTCGGTTGAGGATTTTGAAAGATTTGTGTTTTCAAATGATGAAGGTGATGTTCGAGTAAAAATAATATGCGTTGTTTCCGATAGATTGCGCTGTTTTTCTAAAGAAGAAAGAATAGAAAGTGATGAAGAATTTTTTAACAAGGAAATAGTCATTGATATTTCTAATATAAGACATGCTGATCCATTGAGTATTCCACCGAATTTTAAATCACTTGGTAGACCTGATCTTTACCTCGCGCGGTTGAATAAAGGAAATTTTTACGATGTAATTCTACTTGGTAATAAAGGTCAGGTGTGTGAAGGTAGTTTTTCCAATATTTTTATAATAAAAAACAAAAAAATTATAACTCCTTCACTGGAGTCTGGTATACTCAACGGTATAACGCGAAAACATGTTCTTAAAATGTTAAGAGAATCTGGATATGAGGTTATAGAGAAGTATGTCGAGTTAAAGGAGATTATTTATGCCGATGAAGTGTTTTTAACTCACACGAGCAGAGGGATTGTACCTGTTAACAGCTTAGGAAATAAGGTAAATTTTTCTGTAGAGATGTCGAAGTATTTAACGAAAATGTTTGAGGAGTATGTAAATGCAAAGATTCAGTGA